Part of the Elusimicrobiaceae bacterium genome is shown below.
TTTACGTTTCCTTCGCCATACAGTATAACGACGGCTATTCCGAAAACGTGTATTCCTTCGTCAACAACATCAATACGATCGAGGGCGGCACCCATCTGTCGGGCTTTCGTTCGGCGTTGACGAGGATCGTTAACGAGTATATCAAGAAATACGATATTTCAAAGGAAAAGGACATTGCGCTTTCCGGCGAGGATATCCGCGAGGGTCTGGCGGCGGTGGTTTCGGTGAAGATTCCCAATCCGCAGTTTGAAGGCCAGACGAAAACCAAGCTCGGCAATTCCGAAGTGGAAGGTATAGTGCGAGCCGTGGTGGGCGACGCTCTGACCACGTTTTTCGAGGAAAACCCGAAGACCGTAAAAAACATCTGCCAGAAAGCGATCCAGGCTTTTCAGGCCCGTGCGGCCGCCAGAAAAGCGCGCGAGCTCACCCGGCGCAAAGGCGCGCTGATTGACGGCGGCCTGCCCGGCAAGCTGGCCGACTGTCAGGAAAGAAGCTCCGAACGCTCCGAGCTGTTTCTGGTTGAAGGCGACAGCGCCGGCGGTTCCGCCAAGCAGGGCCGGGACCGGGTGTTTCAGGCCATTCTGCCGCTGAAAGGCAAGATTCTCAACGTCGAAAAAGCGCAGATGATAAAGATTCTGTCAAACGACGAAATCAAAACCCTCATTTCCGCCATCGGCACGGGTTTCGGAGAAGACGAAGGCGGATTTGACATAACCAAACTGCGCTACAACAAAATCATCATCATGGCCGATGCTGACGTTGACGGCCAGCACATCCGCACGCTGGTTCTTACTTTCTTCTACCGGCAGCTCAAGCCGCTGTTGGAAGCGGGGCATATCTATATCGCCCAGCCGCCGCTGTACAAGATCAGGAAAGGCAAGAAGGAGATGTACATAGACAACGAAGCGGAGCTGCAGAACTGGATTATCAGCGAAGGAACCTCGTCGGCTACGGTTTTTTATGAAGGGAAGGGGGAACTGACGGCCGTTCAGGTAAAGGAAATGCTCAAGCTGCTGACCGAGCTGGCCGACATGGAATTCCGGCTGGAAATGAAAAAACTGACGCTGGCGGATTACCACAGGTTCCGCGCGCAGGGGCAGATTCCCGTCTACCGCGTGCCGGACGGCGATAATTACCGCTACTTCTACAGCGAAAAGGAATTCCGCGATTTCGAGGCCGAATACATCAAAAATCGCAAAGCGGAAATCATGGCGGAGAAAGGTCTGGATGCGGCCGGCCAGCAGGCCGAACTGTTCGACACGGTTTTTGACGAAGATTTAAGCCCGGAGCACCAGACGCTGTGGGAACTGGGCAAGATAAACGTGATCGGGGCGAAACTGGCCGAGCGGGGCTACTCGCTGGACCAGTATG
Proteins encoded:
- the gyrB gene encoding DNA topoisomerase (ATP-hydrolyzing) subunit B, with protein sequence MTTDNKEELRINYDSSKIQVLEGLEAVRKRPAMYIGSTGSMGFHHLVYEVVDNSVDEILAGGATTIEVIIKDDRTLAVIDDGRGIPVDPMKNAKDPKLRNKSALEVVMTVLHAGGKFGDGAYKISGGLHGVGVSCVNALSENLEVEVSRDGQLFYQQYRRGIPQDSVKVIGKTREHGTKVTFTPDTEIFDPNLVFSYDIISNRLRELAFLNAGVRISITDEREENKQHVFHFEGGISQFVKFLNTNKTCVHSEPIYINKETDNVYVSFAIQYNDGYSENVYSFVNNINTIEGGTHLSGFRSALTRIVNEYIKKYDISKEKDIALSGEDIREGLAAVVSVKIPNPQFEGQTKTKLGNSEVEGIVRAVVGDALTTFFEENPKTVKNICQKAIQAFQARAAARKARELTRRKGALIDGGLPGKLADCQERSSERSELFLVEGDSAGGSAKQGRDRVFQAILPLKGKILNVEKAQMIKILSNDEIKTLISAIGTGFGEDEGGFDITKLRYNKIIIMADADVDGQHIRTLVLTFFYRQLKPLLEAGHIYIAQPPLYKIRKGKKEMYIDNEAELQNWIISEGTSSATVFYEGKGELTAVQVKEMLKLLTELADMEFRLEMKKLTLADYHRFRAQGQIPVYRVPDGDNYRYFYSEKEFRDFEAEYIKNRKAEIMAEKGLDAAGQQAELFDTVFDEDLSPEHQTLWELGKINVIGAKLAERGYSLDQYAADPEKKKTVLFRVSDGKEAHEVYDLKGLLGAIKDAASSGTTIQRYKGLGEMNPEQLWETTLDPNRRKLLRVKLEDAAQTEQIFTTLMGDKVEPRRKFIETHALEVRNLDI